One Bdellovibrio sp. ArHS genomic window carries:
- a CDS encoding PepSY-associated TM helix domain-containing protein, producing the protein MKNRFFKFFYKLHIYVGLFVALHLFVFITTGAILLFKDEIEGTVAQGKHVEAEVLPELNVHVQNILKRYPSDRPLAFNLEEDHPEIAQLRLGLNGSKLFRESRRIYFNIHTGEEVAAPKKPSSFMDFILRLHRELLLGSNGKIYVGLVGLLYAFVLISGFFIYGNFAKKTYFGEVRQGTPRTFSSDWHRLLGTSVFAWGLMIALTGLLLGVSSTLIKVFQYSELQKLTRQYPQAPAPPYASLDQVLAEAHKALPGASFDYLAFPDSQFSPPGHFLVLMHGSTAWTERLVELAVVDAVSGQLSEVRSLPWYLKAAMLSEPLHFGNYGGLILKIVWFLLSVISLFLPVTGLYIWLDRRRKRSEPDKGVRTISLRIWKGSNFQRRYLVPTVIAVFSVVAVVGSFLTEGYFNTLLVLLLVLPVYFVLRVFWQWLRKGSL; encoded by the coding sequence GTGAAAAATCGCTTTTTTAAATTCTTTTATAAGCTTCATATCTACGTCGGCCTGTTCGTCGCCCTTCATCTTTTTGTCTTCATAACCACAGGAGCTATTCTTCTTTTCAAAGATGAAATAGAGGGAACCGTCGCACAAGGAAAGCATGTTGAAGCCGAAGTTTTGCCGGAACTAAATGTTCATGTGCAAAATATTCTGAAGCGCTATCCATCGGATCGTCCTTTGGCTTTCAATTTGGAAGAAGACCATCCTGAAATCGCGCAACTGCGGCTGGGATTGAATGGCTCCAAGCTTTTTCGCGAATCTCGCCGTATTTATTTTAATATTCATACAGGCGAAGAGGTCGCAGCACCGAAGAAGCCCAGTTCCTTCATGGACTTTATTCTACGACTGCATCGAGAACTGCTCTTAGGTTCCAACGGCAAAATCTATGTGGGCCTTGTGGGTTTGCTCTACGCCTTCGTTTTAATCTCAGGTTTTTTTATTTACGGTAATTTTGCTAAGAAAACTTACTTTGGAGAGGTTCGCCAAGGAACGCCTCGAACCTTTAGCAGTGACTGGCATCGTCTTCTGGGAACCAGTGTTTTTGCCTGGGGGCTGATGATCGCTTTGACGGGGCTTCTTCTGGGAGTCTCTTCAACTTTAATAAAAGTCTTTCAATATAGTGAATTGCAAAAGTTAACAAGACAGTATCCGCAAGCGCCCGCGCCTCCTTATGCCTCACTGGATCAAGTGCTTGCAGAAGCCCACAAGGCTTTGCCGGGAGCCAGTTTTGATTATTTGGCATTTCCGGATTCGCAGTTTTCTCCTCCAGGACATTTTCTGGTACTGATGCACGGAAGTACTGCTTGGACAGAACGCTTGGTTGAACTCGCCGTCGTGGATGCGGTGTCAGGCCAGCTGAGTGAGGTGCGCTCATTGCCCTGGTACTTGAAAGCGGCGATGCTGTCCGAGCCCCTGCATTTTGGCAATTATGGTGGGTTGATTTTAAAAATTGTGTGGTTTCTTCTTTCCGTGATTTCTTTGTTTTTGCCAGTGACTGGCCTTTATATTTGGCTGGATCGTCGTCGTAAACGAAGCGAACCCGATAAAGGTGTGCGAACCATCTCGTTAAGAATCTGGAAGGGGTCAAACTTTCAGCGACGCTATCTTGTGCCGACGGTGATTGCGGTGTTTTCTGTGGTGGCCGTGGTCGGAAGTTTTTTAACTGAAGGCTATTTCAACACGCTCTTAGTTTTGCTCTTAGTGTTACCGGTCTATTTTGTTTTGCGCGTTTTCTGGCAGTGGCTGCGTAAGGGTTCACTATGA
- a CDS encoding IucA/IucC family protein: MNSLFREYQNYSYQEMSIAVEVGERGRLLIPLTKKSLLGRHEYQGSFYLQNNNSLESINFAKAVDLLLDLLCGHWNEPPEKKETFLRRLQNSQQNIETSLRQRSSDITELYSQPVSFLRAEQGLMIGHNFHPYPKMREGFDDQDFALYSPEMGGCFALRWFFVKPEVLHLEKASAFKISQWTQVLFESEKAGVLPAGMLPLPVHPWQAQHLLKNAVVQDYIRSGALVDAGLSSQGSWYPTSSLRSVYSETSPYMLKFSLTVKLTNSIRHLTDVEVVRGLQVYDVMNTAQGKKFRQENPQFEIIFEPAFAALKDPSGGIISESIVVCRENPFLKNSEVSENIVVATLAQDNPLGGETLLWQQVVKLATDEGLSLPDASTKWFRAYLQVAMKPFIVAQSEYGVLLGAHQQNLILQIEKGLPIKAFFRDCQGTGYSEHGYQLFCQDVASLNRENGNILDNKGNILFAYYLLINSTWNVIAALAHPQGLGEADLLRMLSEFLTGMSNPSLPDSSFLDYVLKQPRIYQKGNFICSLQNLNENTAANPLAIYNLIENPLATIYRESVL, translated from the coding sequence TTGAATTCTTTATTTCGAGAATATCAAAACTACTCTTATCAAGAGATGTCCATCGCGGTAGAGGTGGGGGAAAGAGGGCGGCTTTTAATCCCACTCACTAAAAAATCTCTTCTGGGACGTCATGAATATCAGGGAAGCTTTTATTTACAAAATAACAACTCGTTAGAGTCCATAAACTTCGCTAAAGCGGTCGATCTGCTTTTAGATCTTTTATGCGGGCACTGGAATGAACCTCCCGAAAAGAAGGAAACCTTCCTGCGTCGTTTGCAAAACAGTCAGCAAAATATTGAGACCTCACTCCGACAGCGGTCTTCGGATATAACTGAACTTTACAGTCAGCCGGTGTCGTTCCTTCGGGCCGAGCAAGGCTTGATGATCGGTCATAACTTTCATCCTTATCCAAAAATGCGCGAAGGTTTTGATGATCAAGACTTTGCGCTTTATTCCCCCGAGATGGGCGGTTGTTTTGCTTTGCGCTGGTTCTTTGTAAAGCCTGAAGTTTTGCATTTGGAAAAAGCTTCGGCCTTTAAAATATCACAGTGGACTCAGGTTCTTTTTGAATCCGAAAAGGCCGGTGTCCTTCCTGCGGGAATGCTGCCGTTGCCGGTGCATCCCTGGCAGGCGCAACATCTTTTAAAAAACGCGGTGGTCCAGGATTACATCAGATCTGGCGCTTTGGTCGATGCAGGTCTTTCTTCGCAGGGCTCCTGGTATCCCACCTCGTCTTTGCGATCTGTTTACTCTGAAACAAGCCCCTATATGCTGAAGTTTTCTTTGACTGTGAAACTGACAAACTCCATTCGTCATCTGACGGATGTCGAGGTTGTGCGCGGACTGCAGGTTTATGATGTGATGAACACCGCGCAAGGGAAAAAGTTCCGCCAAGAAAACCCGCAGTTTGAAATCATCTTCGAACCGGCCTTTGCCGCCTTGAAGGACCCCAGTGGCGGGATCATTTCAGAAAGCATTGTCGTGTGTCGGGAAAATCCTTTTCTAAAAAACAGTGAGGTTTCCGAAAACATCGTCGTCGCCACCTTGGCGCAGGACAACCCTTTGGGTGGGGAAACGCTGCTTTGGCAACAAGTTGTAAAGCTTGCCACGGACGAGGGACTTTCTTTACCGGACGCCAGCACAAAGTGGTTCCGGGCGTATTTGCAGGTGGCGATGAAACCTTTTATCGTCGCGCAATCTGAATACGGTGTTCTTTTAGGAGCCCATCAACAGAATCTAATACTACAAATAGAAAAAGGCCTGCCGATAAAAGCTTTTTTCCGCGATTGTCAGGGAACGGGCTACAGCGAGCACGGCTATCAACTTTTCTGCCAGGACGTGGCTTCGTTGAATCGCGAAAATGGCAATATTCTCGATAACAAAGGAAATATTCTTTTCGCTTATTATCTTTTAATCAATTCCACTTGGAATGTCATTGCCGCGCTCGCACATCCCCAAGGACTTGGTGAAGCAGATCTTCTGCGAATGCTGAGCGAATTTCTGACGGGGATGAGTAACCCCTCTTTACCAGACTCAAGTTTCCTTGACTACGTTCTAAAGCAGCCGCGCATCTATCAAAAGGGAAACTTTATCTGCAGTTTGCAAAATTTGAATGAAAACACAGCGGCCAATCCTTTGGCCATTTACAATCTGATCGAAAATCCTCTTGCGACGATTTACAGGGAGTCTGTTCTATGA
- a CDS encoding GNAT family N-acetyltransferase: MNSTVLFNTQACATKENFQVSLAGSTGTITNGTQNWHFQLDGSEQSQVLSWDENISLTGSLAILEALFGLNPGWQKISLSEKHPELEQLLGLTAEPITVQRTDFFQLRPLWVHNGMQGVTPEKWMQTKEVSHPVRPVVQEGQTLYQRYIPGLDKVLRFRVADIAKDLDIFHEWHHQPRVLKFWELDKPKEELRDYLQKGLQDSHQFPVILEFDETPIGYFEMYWTKEDRLGPYYEAEAFDRGFHFLIGNIDVLGFKNTDAILKAVCHYIFLEEPRTRRIMAEPRSDNTNVLKYLETFKAWSKLKEFDFPHKRAALLECKREAFFGNNYL; encoded by the coding sequence ATGAATTCCACAGTTTTATTTAATACCCAGGCTTGTGCTACGAAGGAAAACTTCCAGGTCTCTTTGGCTGGTTCGACAGGAACTATTACTAACGGGACTCAGAACTGGCATTTTCAGCTAGACGGATCAGAACAGTCCCAAGTTCTTTCCTGGGATGAAAACATTTCTTTGACCGGCTCTTTGGCGATTTTAGAAGCGCTTTTTGGTTTAAATCCCGGATGGCAGAAGATTTCGCTTTCTGAAAAACATCCCGAGTTAGAACAGCTTCTGGGACTGACGGCAGAACCCATCACGGTTCAGCGCACGGACTTCTTTCAACTGCGTCCTTTGTGGGTGCATAACGGAATGCAGGGCGTGACTCCGGAAAAATGGATGCAAACAAAAGAAGTGTCGCACCCGGTACGTCCCGTTGTACAAGAAGGACAAACGCTTTATCAAAGATACATCCCGGGTCTTGATAAAGTTTTGCGCTTCCGTGTCGCTGATATAGCAAAGGATCTGGATATTTTTCACGAGTGGCATCATCAGCCTCGCGTTCTGAAATTTTGGGAATTGGACAAACCCAAAGAAGAGTTGCGTGATTATCTGCAAAAAGGCTTGCAGGATTCGCATCAGTTTCCGGTGATTTTAGAATTTGATGAAACTCCGATTGGCTATTTTGAGATGTATTGGACGAAGGAAGATCGTCTGGGACCGTATTACGAAGCAGAGGCCTTTGACCGCGGCTTTCACTTCTTAATCGGGAACATCGATGTCTTAGGATTTAAAAACACCGACGCTATTCTGAAAGCAGTCTGTCACTATATTTTTCTTGAAGAGCCTCGCACACGAAGAATCATGGCCGAACCGCGCTCTGATAACACGAACGTTCTAAAATATTTAGAGACATTCAAAGCCTGGAGCAAACTGAAAGAATTTGATTTTCCTCACAAACGTGCGGCCTTGTTAGAATGTAAACGCGAAGCTTTCTTTGGGAATAACTATCTATGA
- a CDS encoding MFS transporter — translation MNLRSLLGHLNSVTFSAMQMMTFTFIPLLAEKGNLSVSSVILSFSVGSFLFLWSSPFWASQSDHQGRMKILAVGMLGLFFSSALILYLLLFPGSIFQNELLMWSSRLLYGLTASAIVPVAQALQIDLHPDQAALKSLLSNSMSLNIGRAFGPLVLLLGGGENMLAVLQGAAFCSLVLFLMNLAVVKNSPKPRATALPQGLFKSWWSDVVQVQNVVILALLFTSFIGILNFSLASLLKETFKLSSADSSELMAQVLLGSALLAVATQALGKILFKNPWQGAMVLGACSLLLGSLGLQYMENQLQLGLAVAFLSVGISLIPPCYLALMATKGAQEHFGRRAGLAAAANTIGYALGGAVASFIFKMKFFSVEGVMTLFAFLMMASIALLYRNRKREEKYV, via the coding sequence ATGAATCTAAGAAGCCTGCTAGGACATCTGAACAGTGTCACCTTTAGCGCCATGCAAATGATGACCTTCACTTTTATTCCGTTGCTGGCGGAAAAGGGAAACTTAAGTGTTTCCTCTGTTATTCTTAGTTTCAGCGTGGGTTCTTTTCTGTTTTTGTGGTCCAGTCCGTTTTGGGCGTCACAGAGTGATCACCAGGGACGAATGAAGATCCTGGCGGTGGGAATGTTAGGCCTCTTTTTTTCGTCAGCGCTTATTTTATATCTGTTGTTGTTTCCTGGATCGATTTTTCAGAATGAGTTGCTGATGTGGAGCAGTCGTTTGCTTTATGGATTGACGGCGTCGGCGATAGTTCCCGTAGCGCAAGCTCTGCAAATCGATCTTCATCCCGACCAGGCGGCTTTAAAGTCCTTGCTCAGCAACTCGATGAGTTTGAATATAGGGCGCGCGTTCGGCCCTCTGGTATTATTGTTAGGTGGCGGAGAAAATATGTTGGCGGTCCTTCAGGGGGCGGCCTTCTGCTCTCTGGTACTTTTTCTTATGAATCTTGCAGTTGTGAAGAACAGCCCGAAACCTCGTGCGACGGCTTTGCCGCAAGGCTTGTTTAAGAGCTGGTGGTCTGATGTTGTGCAAGTGCAAAACGTGGTGATTCTGGCTCTTCTTTTCACCAGTTTCATCGGTATATTGAATTTTTCGCTGGCGTCGCTTTTGAAAGAAACTTTCAAACTGAGCAGCGCAGATTCCAGTGAGCTCATGGCGCAGGTTCTGTTGGGAAGTGCTCTTCTGGCTGTGGCAACTCAAGCTCTTGGTAAAATTCTTTTTAAAAACCCCTGGCAGGGAGCGATGGTTTTAGGAGCTTGCAGTCTTTTGTTGGGCAGTCTGGGATTGCAGTATATGGAAAATCAGCTGCAATTAGGTTTGGCCGTGGCCTTTTTGTCTGTGGGAATCTCTTTAATACCTCCTTGTTATTTGGCGCTGATGGCGACCAAGGGCGCGCAAGAACATTTCGGGCGTCGCGCCGGACTGGCTGCTGCCGCCAATACGATTGGTTATGCTTTAGGGGGCGCAGTGGCTTCATTCATATTCAAAATGAAGTTCTTCAGTGTTGAAGGGGTTATGACTCTTTTTGCCTTTCTGATGATGGCCAGCATAGCGTTGCTCTATAGAAACAGAAAACGCGAGGAGAAATATGTCTGA